The segment gagccctgcctccaacctccctgatcccccaccaaacagctctataaccctccctgctacttaattgccgccatcttgggtactggcagctgtctgccagtacccagtttgcccccaaaaacaatattttcaaacttttctgtagtgtagcagccccccctcaatacccccatcccccctcctcccagatccttttatatttaatttttttcaaacgttttttacttttttttaaactttttttcttaactttttttcattggtgtcagtggctaatgcgcacgcgcgcccccgcaggcccccggcgtgcacattgcagttacaggaaccggatgccgggtagcgatgggccgcctccTTGCTacgctcccacccggacaacggcaccatcgctaccggtgcagagagggccacagagtggctctctctgcatcagaggcttgtaaaaaggtattgcaggatgcctccatattgaggcatcacagcaataccctgagagctgctggaagcgattgcaatcgcttccagcactctgttagacaactgacgtaccaggtacgtctattgtcattaacagttagtttttgaaTGAAGTACTTGGTATgttagttgtcattaaggggttaatcttgttGATTAATTATTAGCTGTATGTTGTTAGACTGATATTGATATTCTGTTATTGTAATTTTGCTAATGACCACTAGATAGCATCATTTCAGGTGTGTGGTTTATAGGTGTATTTAAGCTGTATATTTAAGCTGTATTAACTTTgggtgtaactatgcatgattaaggactaagtccgaaacgttcCTATTTTTTTGATCTGGCTTTGATACTGTGCAGtttgcacgaataaatctgttgaagatattttggtggtgctgctttttTTTGTGATTCTTGCACATATGTAAAACACTCTGAATATGGTCACAGAAGACAATCTAGACATTTATTAACATACGAAGTATTGATTAATTAAAGTTCCATCAATCCCTATTGCAGAAAAGAGCGAACAGGGCACACAGTTATAAAAGTATAGGTACATATCTGTATGTGTTGTGTACGTGATCTCCTGCACAGCTAAAGAGATCTGTAGGATAAATCAATCaaaaagaacaggagaagtggaccgagcgctacacccagggccttaagcttactaactatatagcctcctagtaggctaacaatacaaaagttaaaatggggagagagtaagcgctaaaaagcttaaaaggctagtaaaaaggtacattttaatacatataaaaataaatcaatcactTCAGGATCTCAACATCTACAAATGACGTTTTTATTTTTCTACTGCATCTATtatgttgtcaggatgggcagactgtgcactgtttttctatctCTTTACAATCACTTTTTTGTAACTTTCACaattattgttttttaaagaaCCATTTCCCATTTTGgcatgaactgaaaacaaaatggcgactacaagtttgcaaacatatataatatcttctATTACTGGATTTTAACATGTGTGAACCTGCTACATTATATCTacctaagagacccttaaacaagattgtGCTTTGACGAGCAGCTTTTTATACATAAGTGAACTTGTAAActgaaacttttttcttttgtgattcagatagagcatgcagttttaagcaactttctaatttactcctattaccaaattttcttcattctcttgctatctttatttgaaaaagaaggcatctaagctaaggagccagccaatttttgtttcaggccctggacagtacttgtttattggtgggtgaatttatccaccaatcagcaagaacaacctaggttgttcactaaaatgggccggcatctgaacttacattcttgcttttcaaataaggataccaagagaatgaagaaaatgtgataataggagtatattagaaagttgcttaaaattgtatgctctatctgaatcacaaaagtcccTTTAACTCTGCATTTAATCCATTTTCAGGGgtgaaagtcagctccagagctgcCATGCATTATGGGAGCTAACTGCACACATCTGGTGAGACAGTgaaaaagaaacaaatgtgtgtggccaccaatcaccagctggcaTTGTGGTTGCCGATGATATGTATatagtcttttcaacaaaggttaccaaaagaaaattaaattgtaaagcactttaaaattacaagatctatctgactcatgcaagtttaattttaactttttaatgcacCCCCCCCAAAACGGAATATTTGTATAACAACATGTATGACATGAAACCtagctttacatttattttttatgatttaaatagagcatgtgattttaaacaactttccagtttacttattttatccaatgtgcttcattctcttggaatccttttttgaaggagcagctatgcactactgggagctagctgaagacatctggtgaaccaatgaaaagaggcattttgatgcaagctcccagtaatgcattgctgctcctaaacctacctagatatccttttcaactaaggataccaagagaatgcagcaatttaaataatagaagcaaattggaaagttgttaaaattgcatattctgtctgaatcatgaaagaataatgttgtgtttcatgtccctttaaccaaccaataactattgttattaatctttatataACTGCATGCGCATTatctatttgcttaaagggacactgaatccaatttttttctttctttctattctttcagatagagcatgcaattttaagcaactttctaatttactcctattatcaatttttcttcgttctcttcctatctttatttgaaaaagaatgcatctaagctttttttattagttcataactctggacagcacttttttattggtggatgaatttatccatcaatcagcaagaacaacccaggttgtttaccaaaattaggccgacatctaaacttacattcttgcatttcaaataaagaaaatttgataataggagtaaattagaaagttgcttaaaatgtcatgctctatctgaatcacaaaagaaaaaatttgggttcagtgtccctttaaagtaaatgtaaattttgatgctaaagtgcccggtttttaaaaatctgattaaaaacagaggcactttaattcatcaaaatttacatttcactcgtgttgtgaaaatacttactttttaatcttgacagccgctgcatcgcttcctccgcccgtcgcaaaacctcttcccgggtctaaaatgaggaatccggcttcctccaatcatggcgttgaatcagacacagaTTCCCCCGAGGGGgcggagccgtgattggaggatgagcaatatgtcatttctgacgtataaaGAGGCTTGCGATGACTGGGGTAatcgctggagctgctgtcaagattaaaaagtaagtatttcactacacaagtgaaatgtaaattgtgatgaattaaagtgccccttgtTTTTAACcggattttttaaaaaacgggcactttatcatcaaaatttacgttCACTTTAAGTAAAGAGTCACATGTCTGAATAAAAAGGAAGAACTCGCAGGATTGGCTGAAGCTGAACATGATGAACGTTTGTCTGTTTCCTTATGTGCACTGTTACAGAGGCAGGAACGTTGCAGGTGAAAATGGTGGCACCTCCATGGGATAATACAGAGAAATTAACAGGTAAATCACAAAAGGAAGGGAGGTAAACTGTAACAAAACTTCTGGTTTTAATGAGATATTACTCTCAAAATGTAatgtttgtataatgtttaaagataCTGTCAAATGAATATTAAatgttaatgattcagacagaatatgcaatcttaaacaaccaTTCCAATTCACcactattaactaatttgcttcattctcttggtgtcctttgctgaaaagcatacctaggtaggctcaggaataacagggcgctactgggagctagctgcttattgatgGCTGATGCCTCTTGTCATCgaatcaccagatgtgttcagctaactcccaatagtgctttgctgcGCCTTCATCAAAAGATACTAGGAaaataagcacatttgataatacaagtcaattgaaaagttgcttgaaattgtattGTACTTTATTTGAATCAAGAACAAATTTAACGgagtattttaaaaacaaaatgcagtatatgtgtgtgatttttttattcacttttccTACAATTTAACCCTGACAATTGTGGTTAACAACATGTTGTTTCCTTCCAGTTTGTGCAGCTCCTGCCTAAACAGTTCACATTTCTATTTACAGAAGCAACCGGGCCCCATTTCTCAGGGCTGACAGAGAGAGACTGGGCCCCTCTAACCTTGACTGCACTTATGGACTTCAATCCTACCATTACAGTGGCAGGAAAAGGTCATTTCAGGCATGGACAAACCCCACAATGGTATTTAAACAGAGCCATCTGGCAGAAAGAGTAAGGCAGAGTGAGGTTGAGCCAGGGCCGGTTCTACAATAAGGCAGAGGGAGGTTGAGCCAGGGCCGGTTCTACAATAAGGCAGAGGGAGGTTGAGCGGTCACAGAATGTACTTTTATACTATGAATCCAGCGTTCCTTCCTAACCCTAACATGCCATGTAAACTAATAATCCAGGACACAAGGACATCCGTCAGCATTAATAGCTCAACTATATCTATGTAGCATTAGAATGACCTCCATTATCAGGTATATTCAGATCCTGCTGTGTTGGGATGCACTGAGGTCTATGGATGGAAGGTCACTGACTTTATAAAGTCTTAAAATGTGTTTGTTACaaattaaagaaatagtctagtcaaattaaactttcatgattcaaagagagcatacaattttaagcaactttctaatttactcttatcaattgttcttaattctcttggtatctttatttgaaaaagcaagaatgtaagcttaggagccagaccatttttggttcagtacttgggtagcgcttgctgattggtggctacatttagacaccaatgcaaacgctacccaggtgctgaagcttacattcttgttttttcaaataaagataccaagagaacaaagaaaaattaataggagtaaagtagaaagttgctgctctatctcaatcatgaagtttaattttgactaaactattcctttaacagCTATCCTCTTTTTCTATTACACTGCATCTTATGCATCTGATCATTTACTATAACACTAACCATTGAGTACAATAGCAGAGAATGTCTTTTGAtaatgtttgtttaatgtatatttgcAGCTACCAAAGGGAGATGGCGATTTTTTATCagataataaaataatgaattctGTGAACACAGCATTTCTATTATTGTCTTAATattgatttttgtatttattattaatgtAGTACAGGATTAGCAAACACTGTACCGACCCCCAGACTTATTGCCAATTGTTTATCCAAACATATAAGAATATCGGCTTATGATAATTCCATCTACATTATCATTGTATAGGTAACATACAATATGTACATATCTACATATTGTATAGATAGGCTgaacatattgccgctttaagaagggacacatatgaaaaatacatatgtcagggttcttatacaaaacatttctttaaacagccctaaaaacagccctgacatatgtatttttcatatgtgtccctttttaaagcggcaatatggtcagcctatgtataGATATGCAGTGTCCTTACACAGCATCATCACCACACAGCTTAGCATAACCATAGCAACAGACAGGTTGTACACTGCCatatactcatcagtttatagttATTGAACAGAGCAGCATTTATAACGGTCTCTGTATAAATACTGAATCTTGTTATATAGTTTAACATAAAGACAGCTGCTCATCAGCCTTCTACACTGCAGTGTGTTCATTAGAAGAGTATCGGTTGCCCTCATGTGTGAATACTGACGCTTGTTCAGTACAAGTGTGTTACAGAGCCCTCCACCACTTATAGGTACAGGAGACATTTTAAACAGGGGGCGTCTGTCATTTCATTCTCATAATAACAGCCAATATGTTCCAGTAAGAACAGTGATGGCAGCACTTTAAATACCCTGATAAACCTCAGAGAGGGGCATGAAACCTACTTTTAAGAAGAGGAGAGTCCCCTCTTTCCAATTTAGAGTCTCATTATCTTGGCATTGGCAGTTTCCCCTTAGCACTCCTATATAAAAGCACTAAAATAGAGCAAAAGGCTTCTCTTTCAAAGAGTTTGTCACATGCTCATGTGGCTATTAGGTCACCACTGGGGCAATAGTGATAATCTGAAAGAACAAtatgcttaaaggggcatgatagaggacacaattgtaagcaacttaacaaagttacttctattatcaattttggttCATTCAAGTGgttttctttattgaaggagcagcaacgcactactgggagctagctgaacacatcagtaagccaatgacatgaggcatatatttgaagccaccaattagcagctagctcccagctcctaagtcTACTTAGGTatattattcaacaaaggataccaagagagtgaagcaaattagataattgaagtacattggaaagttgtttaaaataagatgctctacctgaataataaaattaaaatgtaggtttcatacccctttaagaaaCAAAATCATGTAGGCTAGGTTAGCCCCACTATCATACCCCTCATTACAGTTGTCTGTAAATCccattatttaaaataaagaatccTTTAAATGAGCAATCTTGCATTTCACAGCCGCCAAGTGATTTTCATTAATACAAATACCCAACAGTATGGTTCAATTTTGAGGGTCTGGCAAATATAAATCAAGCCTTATCACTTCCACCACATAAATATAGAATATGATCCCTCATTTGAAAGGGGGTGGGTTCCTTTATTCAAATAATAGCTTTATTTTCTTATAGTTAACAAAGGATCAGCATTGCAGCAGTCAAATCAGGAGCAACGAGTAGCCAaatatgtcaggttagcgctcgtgcaaaaacgttttactttcaacttctaatacgcacGTTACCCGACACACGCATAAAGCTTACGTCTATGGAAATTAACGCGCATGCGGGATCGCTAaataacgtgccacttgtaataaagCCCTAAGTGAATTTGGACAGGTAGGAACATGCATACATTATCAAATGAGTTATACACCCTATGGGAAAATCATAAGTTTCGTTAgtttaaaatatacagtatttatcGATTGGTAGATTTTTTCTGCTTACTCATTTTCTGCATAAACTACAAGATGGTGCATggtgacaaaacaaaaaaaataaaacagttttacttttcattttgtttttcattgAATAACAAAAGTATTAAATCCTACGTTTTTGTGTTTTGGGAAGATGAACTATTGCTAAACGTAGAAATTgaccaaaaataaaatattctttatCATTTTCTGCCATTGTTCAGTCTTTCTACAAACAAAAGTTTAAATGTGCTTTGTCTGCTGTAAAAAAACAAGGTGTGATTTGTGTAGGTACCTTTAGTGGAAAAGTACTGAACTCAAAGTGTAAATGAAATGAGTGCAAATGGCCGAAACCTATGGCCCTGTTATGGTGAAACATCTTGTGTGCGACTCTAATGTAAGATAAATGAACACTTAAAATGAGTCAGATGTATTTTCTGTTTTACACTGCtttatgtaaatatgtgtttaacttgaATGAGCAGGTGTTACTGGTAACCACAGAATGTAAAATAATGCACTGCCTGATGAGTTACATGCAGTCATGGTGGGGTGTAAAAACACTGTTATGCTAGTTTTACTGGCAGTCAAGCGGGTGAGTTAAATCACTAGCACTGGCACCAAAGAGGTTAAATCAATTATTAGTATGTTATGGGCAGCCAAGGCAATAAACACTGCTCAGTTGTGGGGAAAAATAGATGGTAGATTAAGTGTGTGATAGGGTGGAACCTAAGATAGAGAATTGGGGAGGGACATTGTGCGATTCCACCTGTGTCAAGTCAGCAGGCATCCTGAGTATCAGATCATATACATTTGCAGGGCTGGAAATTTCCACTAGTACTGGAGGAGTTAGAAATTACAGCAAATTATTAAGAAATCTGCCTTGTAACATTTTTAACATTTAGTTGACTAGtaactagagtttttttttttttaccactgtagattaaagggacagtatacaccaattttcatataattggctgtaatagacactaatataaagaagaagaatcacagatactgatctaaaaaaacctatataaaaccttttaaaaatgtacttaaaagctcccagtttagcactgttgataaggttagtctgggacacccactgaagggGGCTGGGAAAGCATGAaaggcagacactccccccttccctgcatatgaaaagacccattacacaaacaggagcaagcagaagtctgtagacatcagtatacatctgacactgtggggcttggttaggagtttgaaaatcatcacaaaattattaaaaaaaataagcaaaactatacattgttacaaaaacactcccatgtgggctatataaatggatcagctacaaacattttttattgaaagctgtaaacaaaaataaaaacaaacacataaaacagTAGTAATCAAGTTTAATTTCCAGTATCTTGCTAAACAGGACTTTTCCTCAgtcacataataaaataaaaagatgtcAAAATAAGAGCTTTATCAGAAAAGATACAACTATGCTTTATGCTCAGTGTTTTGAGGACTATGTTTCTATCATTATTAGTTGATAAATCACaccctttattatatttttattttagagcatacaatttagtaTTCATTGTTATCTTCCTCATCAATTAAATCAGATTCTGTTCCCACCTCTTCATAATCCTTCTCCAGGGCAGCCATATCCTCTCTTGCCTCAGAGAACTCCCCTTCCTCCATACCTTCTCCCACATACCAATGTACAAATGCTCTCTTTGAGTACATCAGGTCAAACTTGTGGTCTAACCTGGCCCAAGCCTCAGCAATAGCTGTAGTGTTGCTCAGCATACAGACAGCACGCTGAACTTTAGCCAGGTCCCCTCCTGGGACAGCAGTGGGAGGCTGGTAATTAATTCCCACCTTAAAACCAGTAGGACACCAATCAACAAACTGTATAGACTTCCTGGTTTTAATTGCAGCAATGGCCGCATTGACATCTTTGGGCACTACATCACCTCTGTATAATAAGCAGCACGCCATGTATTTACCACGTCTAGGGTCACATTTCACCATTTGGTTAGCGGGTTCAAAACAAGCATTGGTTATGTCTGGTACAGATAGTTGTTCATGGTAAGCCCTTTCTACATTTACTATGGGAGAATATGTGACCAGGGGGTAATGAATTCTAGGATAAGGCACTAAATTGGTCTGAAACTCAACAAGGTCTACATTCAATAGGCCTTCAAACCTCAGAGATGCAGTTATAGAAGACACAATTTGTCCAATTAGCCTGTTTAAATTAATATATGATGGACGCTCTATATCCAAGTTATGACGGCAGATATCATAAATGGCTTCATTATCTACCATAAAAGCACAGTTTGAGTGCTCCAAGGTGCTGTGGGTGGTCAGAATGGAATTATATGGTTCCACTACAGCTGAGGAGATCTGTGGTGAAGGATAAATGGAAAACTCCAGAATAGACTTCTTCAGATAATTCATCTTCAGCTTTTCCATCAGCAAAGAGCTAAATCCGGAGCCTGTGCCACCTCCAAAACTGTGAAAGACCAGAAACCCTTGGAGACCCTCACACTGGTCTGCCTGCGGATTGCAGAAGAATGGAGAAATTTTAGAGTCTGATGTTGGAACATATTtccaaaaaataatagaaaattaaattGACACAGCAACATTTACATTAACATAAAACTTAAAATAGTCAAACATTGTAACAAATATTATTGCAAATACTGATCCTATATAGCAGGTCAGCAACCTTGTTAccacagatgttttggaactacatttcccatgatgcttagacactcttttggctggctgagtatcatgggaaatatagttctaaaacatctggggtgccaaggttgctgaaccGTGCTATATAgtactcaagacacgtgcacactttggtacaggaaatagtgctgccctctagtgctcttgcaaatggataacaatcttgcaaatctgctgctatatagtgctccagaaatgggccggctcctaagcatacgtccctgcctttcaacaaaagatacaaagagaaggaagaaaatgaataatagaagtaaattagaaagttatttaaaattgtatgccctatcggaatcatgaaacaaaatttaGTGTCTCATTTACCTTTAAAGTAATAAATCCAAACGAACACCATTTTAATATCACATTGTACCTATTCATTATTGCAGAGCGAGTGCATCTCTTTTTGTTCCAGCTCTACCTATTTTCGGTTGACAATTCCAGCAGAATAATAT is part of the Bombina bombina isolate aBomBom1 chromosome 6, aBomBom1.pri, whole genome shotgun sequence genome and harbors:
- the LOC128664318 gene encoding tubulin alpha chain-like; amino-acid sequence: MGSLLSNASIFLDKSLRPYVNSSSFIKDTGDFLKKLQSIPIENTKGILFSLDVTSLYTSITHEAGIGAYADTWWRYIDDIFGVWLSDIGTLEEFVNELNSATCHIKFKLVCSEESVVFLDTRVLKSNQGLVVDLHKKATDCNTLLHYDSMHPPSLIRSLPRSQLLRVKRIVSETGPVVQRLEEMGDRFKVRGYPSALIQKEIENVKRACISLHIGQAGVQIGNACWELYCLEHGIRPDGHLVTEKTDSSGQTFFRETDAGKHIPRAIFVDTESSVIDEIRTGKTRSLYHPLQLISGKEDSANNYARGHYTIGMQLIDDVLDRIRKLADQCEGLQGFLVFHSFGGGTGSGFSSLLMEKLKMNYLKKSILEFSIYPSPQISSAVVEPYNSILTTHSTLEHSNCAFMVDNEAIYDICRHNLDIERPSYINLNRLIGQIVSSITASLRFEGLLNVDLVEFQTNLVPYPRIHYPLVTYSPIVNVERAYHEQLSVPDITNACFEPANQMVKCDPRRGKYMACCLLYRGDVVPKDVNAAIAAIKTRKSIQFVDWCPTGFKVGINYQPPTAVPGGDLAKVQRAVCMLSNTTAIAEAWARLDHKFDLMYSKRAFVHWYVGEGMEEGEFSEAREDMAALEKDYEEVGTESDLIDEEDNNEY